Below is a genomic region from Streptobacillus felis.
GAACTTTGGGTAAAAGGGCCTATAGTTATGAAGGGATACTATAACAAACCTGAAGAAACTGCTAAAGTCATAACTGAGGATGGGTGGTTTAAAACAGGTGATTTAGCAGAAATAGATGAAGAAGGATACATAACTATTAAGGGTAGAAAAAACTCTATGATAGTTTTATCTAATGGGAAAAATATAGATCCTGAAAAACTTGAAGATAGATTATTAGAATATTCATATGAAATTATTAAAGAAGTAGGAATTTTTGCAAAAAATGACAAACTTGTAGCTTTAATAGTTATAGATAATAGAAAAGTAAAAGAAAAAAACATTACAAATATTAAATCATACATAGATGATGCAATATCTTTCTATAACGCTAAATCTCATGGTTATGAAAAGATATTGGAATATAAGATGACAGAAACGGAACTACCTAAAACACGTATAGGTAAGTTAAAAAGATTTATGTTAAAAGATATATATCTTGGACAAAATCAAAATGAAAAAAAGGAAAAAATAGAAGAACCAGATATGTTAGAATATAGGGTTCTTAAAGAATATATATATAATATGAAAAATGAATATCCAGAACCTGATATGAATTTAGAGATAGAGTTTGGTTTAGATTCATTAGATCAGGTAGAATTACTTTCTTTTATTGAAAGAAGTTTTGGAACAAAATTAACTGATGAGGAATTTAAAGAAAATATTAGTTTAATAAGTCTAGCTAAACTTGTTAAAAGTAAATCCGATAGTTTTGTAGAAACAAAGGATCAATGGAAAGATATAATAGAACACGCCCCTATCAAAAAACTTGACAGTGGTAAAGGTATTAGAATACTTAGACCTTTAGGATGGTTAATATTTAAGATATACTTTAGACTAAGTATTAAAGGTAAGGAAAATATATTAGATGAACCACAGATATTCATTGCTAATCATGCTAGTTTTATAGATGCTCTGGCACTAAATTTACTATTACCAAGAAAAGTAGCTAAAAAAACTTATTCTTTAGCTATAGATTGGTACTTTAAGAATAAATTGATGAAAAAATTTGCCAAAGAAACTAATGTAGTTTTATTAGATATTGATGGCAATATTAAAGAAAGTATTGAAGAAATTGCATCAATATTAAAACAAGGGAAGAATGTATTCATATTCCCAGAAGGTACAAGAACTAAAGATGGAACTTTATCATCATTTAAAAAAACTTTTGCTATAATCTCAAAAGAAATGAATGTAAAAGTAACTTGTTTAAAAATAGATGGAGCTTTTGAAGCTTATTCAAGATATGATAAATTTCCAAAACCTAAGAAAATAACAGTTAGTTATTTAGGTGTAGTTAATCCGGATAATTTAAGTTATGAGGAAATAGTTAGTAAATCAAGAGATATGTATAACTAGTTATATATATAGGGGGATTAAAATTTAAGAGGAAGAAAGGAAAAAGACAATGTTTTTAAATAAATCTGATAGACTTGCGATAGTAGATTTTGATGGTACAAAAATTAGTCATACACAATTAGTAAATACTATTAAATACTACTCGAAATATGTAGTTACTGAAAGGCCTCCAAAGACTTTTAGTGTAATAATGATGGAAAATAGAACAGAATGGTTCTATGCTTTTTATTCATTATGGGATAAACATTTAGTCCCTGTTAC
It encodes:
- a CDS encoding AMP-binding protein; the encoded protein is MFLQKSDRLALVDSKGNKVSHSKLVDNVKYFSKFVVKDTKNIQNFNIIMMENRKEWVYTFYAIWDKKNIPLVIDSESSIDEIIYFIKDSDATSIYVSNKSYGKAKEAIDILNKEMTIVNIDSVVIDENKLNELSRDDSILKHPEGEELAIMLYTSGTTGNPKGVMLTFNNIEAQIESIKSLMITEENEQVLCGLPFHHILPLMTTNLLFMHYSNQFSMVFIDKLSSQDILKALKENDVTILSMVPRVYKMFYSSIKSKIDSKVTTKHLFKLVQRANNIRFSRRVFKKIHELFGGKLTRVISGGAKTDKEIADFFDTIGIEYFEGYGLSETSPVIACSTTKHGKKNGTVGKKVDNIEVKLVDEELWVKGPIVMKGYYNKPEETAKVITEDGWFKTGDLAEIDEEGYITIKGRKNSMIVLSNGKNIDPEKLEDRLLEYSYEIIKEVGIFAKNDKLVALIVIDNRKVKEKNITNIKSYIDDAISFYNAKSHGYEKILEYKMTETELPKTRIGKLKRFMLKDIYLGQNQNEKKEKIEEPDMLEYRVLKEYIYNMKNEYPEPDMNLEIEFGLDSLDQVELLSFIERSFGTKLTDEEFKENISLISLAKLVKSKSDSFVETKDQWKDIIEHAPIKKLDSGKGIRILRPLGWLIFKIYFRLSIKGKENILDEPQIFIANHASFIDALALNLLLPRKVAKKTYSLAIDWYFKNKLMKKFAKETNVVLLDIDGNIKESIEEIASILKQGKNVFIFPEGTRTKDGTLSSFKKTFAIISKEMNVKVTCLKIDGAFEAYSRYDKFPKPKKITVSYLGVVNPDNLSYEEIVSKSRDMYN